Below is a genomic region from Spirosoma radiotolerans.
CTTGACGATGAACTATAAGAACTACCTGATTTTGAACGGATCGTTCCGCTTCGATCAGACCTCCAAGTTCTACAAGCCCAACCGGGCGGCTAGTTTCTGGTCATACCCATACTATGGTGTAGCAGCCTCGTTTATTGCCAGCGACGCTTTCCCAAGCATTAAGAGTGAGTTCATGAACTACTTTAAGCTACGGGCTAATTACAACAAAAACGCCAACGACAATATCCCGTTGTACGGGCTGGATCTGACCTATCCGAATGGTACCAGCTTCCCATACGGTAGCACGGTTGGTCTGACCGTCGGGAACACCCTGCCTGATCCTAACTTAAAACCTGAAACGGTTTATTCGTCTGAAATCGGTGCTGAATTCCAACTTTTGAACAACCGTATCAATATTGACGTATCGGCATATACGCAGAGTTCGAAAGGTCAGGTAATTACGGTTCGGGTGCCCAACTCAACTGGTTTTCAAAACTTACTGATCAACGTGGGCGAAACCAAAAACTGGGGTTATGAAGCCGAGCTGAAATACCTGATTGCCCGAGGGGGTAAGTTTTCCTGGGATGCCAGCGTTCGCTACTCGTACAATGACAACAAAGTAGTGGACCTGTATCCTGGTATCAACGAGTTTCAGTATGGTAGCGGAAATGGAGTTTCCCCTCTTTCATACGCTAATCTTAACGTAATCAAAGATTCCCGTTTCCCTATTCTGAAAACAGATGGCTATCAATATGCGCCGGATGGCTCAGGTCGTGTATTGGTTAATGCAACAACAGGCTATCCAATACGTAATACCTCCTTGTTGCCTCGGGGCGGTGTATTGCCCAGGCATATTGCTGGTCTGGGCTCCAAAATGGAGTATGGTAACTTCGGCTTTACATTCAACTTCGAGTATCGGGGTGGCAACGTAATGTTTAGCGATCTGGGTCGCCAGATGACCTTCACCGGAACGGGTAAATGGACTGAAGACCGTGCGCCCCACATCTTCCCGAACTCGGCTTACTTAGGGCCAGATGGAACAACGGTCGTGCCTAACACGAGTGTAAACGTACGGGAAGCCGAGTATTCCCTTTGGGTAGATAACTACCGGTTAATCTCGGAGAATTTCGTTACACCAGCCTGGTTCATCAAACTCAGGGATATTAACCTGTCATATCGCCTGCCACAAGGCTTCCTGAGCAAGACGAAGATTTTCACCGGCGCCAGTATTGCTTTGTATGGTCGTAATCTGCTTACGATTGTCGATAAGTTGAATTACTACACAGATCCTGAATTTAGCAGTGTGGGCAATCCATCCCCAGGAAGCCAGGCAACAACCTCGCCTACAACAACATCAGCTCTGGGTATTGGGATCAATACGACCGGGCAGACCCCACCTGTACGCCAATATGGTGTAAACATCAATCTGACATTCTAGTAAAAGCAAGATAGAACTTGATATGAAATTCAAAACACTAATTATAGCTGCTTTAGTGGCATTGGGTAGTAGTTGCAATACCAAATCATTTCTGGATATTAATACGAACCCGAACCAATTGCCAACGGCATCACCGAACTATGTATTTACGAATGCGCTGAATACGACAGCCACGAACATAGCCGGAAATACGAACGGACAAGGTTCAAACGAACTCGGTTTCTACTGGGCAGGCCAGTGGTCGCAGGGAAATGGGTACATTATTACGACTACCCAGTTTGCTTACCAATTTACCAATGGCGATTTTAACTACTGGGATACCTACTACGATAATCTGGAAGATTATCAGTTTGTGATTAACAACGCTGATGCCAATAGCCAGAAGTTTCTGAAAGGCCCATCCAAAGTGATGAAAGCAATGCTGTATTAGCAGTTAGTTGATCTGTATGGCAACATCCCTTATACGGATGCGTTGAAAGCAGCTGCTGCACTCGCGCCAAAATTCGACGACCAGAAGACCGTTTATGAGTCGTTGATTACCCTGCTGGATGAAGCTATCGTCGATCTGAAAGCGAACCCGTTCACAGGTAGTTTCGGTACATCAGATATCGTTTTCGGTGGCAACGTAACCAAATGGATTCAATTCGCCAATTCGCTTAAAATGCGCATTCTGATTCGTCAATCCAAAGTGGCTGGCCGGGAAGCGTACATTAAGACTGAGGTCAACAAAATTGTAACCGAAGGTTCAGGCTTTATCACGGGAACGGATGTTGGCATTGGTGGTCCATCGTTCTTTCAGCCAGCGGCTGGTCAGTTAAACCCCGTCTATGATCGCTGGGGCTACAACGAAACGGGCGCCAAACGGGCGTTGAATAACTACCCACGGCCAACGCAGTTTCTGGTGAACAGCCTCAAAGCAGCTGGTGATACCCTTCGATTGAAGCGTATTGCGTATGCCAATGGTGGTGAGAATAGCAACACACCGGGTGTGAGCACGAAAGCTGAAATCATGGCAAACTATTCAGGAACACCGTTTGGCGCCAGTTCAGGCTATTTGCCCACGAACACAGTTTCTTTGGGACCCAGCCTGATCGTAAAGGGTGAATATAACCGGGCATACATTATTATGACCGCGTCTGAAATACAGTTCCTGCTGGCAGAAGCCAAACAACGGTACTCTGATGTTACCTTGCCAAGTTCGGCTCAGGCTTATTTTGAAGAAGGTATTGTGCAGTCCTTCCGTGTATTGGGAGCTAACGTTGCCGGTGCCGCTGCGTTTAAAGGCAGCAAAATTCAGAACTACGACTGGGATGCATCGACCGATAAACTAGCCGCCATTGCCATTCAGAAATGGATTGCCTTGACCAACTTCAGCGGTCTGGAAGCCTGGGCTGAATACCGCCGGACGAATCTGCCGGTTACGCCACAAAGCATCCAGGTGCCAGACAACAAACGGCCTGTGCGTCTTTTCTATCCCAACACGGAAGGTGGCTCAAATTCAGCAAACGTAACGGCACAGGGTACTATCGATGTGTTCACGACCAAACTGTTCTGGGATGTTGACTAATTAAGTTGGGTAGTTTCAAAAAGGGAGGTCATTAAATAAATGGCCTCCCTTTTTTATATGAACGTGGAGAACGGCTTCATCCAATCACGTAGTGATTGGATGTTTGTAGAGTTATGTCGTGCTCACGGCACTTAGTTATGCACTATCGACCATTCATACCCATTAGCAAAGTATGCCAAGATATATAATCAGTCAATTAGCGTAAAAAAAGCGGATCGACAATGTCAATCCGCTTTTTGCATTACGCTTTATCCAACTATTAAAATTCGAGTTTCCGAAGGTGCTTATATGGTTTACTTCTCTTCAAAAGAGGTTGGGAAACTCTCTACGTATACCCAATGTTTGGCAACACGGAAGAGCACAATAAGCAGTCGTAATTAGAGGGGAAATATAGCAGTTAAACCAGTTTTAACTTGTTTTAGGAGGCTTTATGTATATTATACGGCATGTTTATTGATTGAGCGGTAGGTGACCTAATCTATATTTACTGTTCATTTTTTGTTACATCATTAAACATAATTCACTCTTAATGGAAGATAAACTTTTTGACTAAATAGAAGTTAATCTAGGAAATAAGACGACTCAGCGCCATGAAAGAGGAAAAGGATGTAGAACGCAAAGATGCCCAAATCACCGGTCGGACGGAAGGACCATTCGGTTCTGATGATAGCGATGTAGACCGCCAGATGGGCGATAATGTAAATACCTTCGAACAGGAGAACTCAGCGAATGGGCTCGATAGCGAGCAGGTTCGTGGTGGGCAGGATGGGCGCAATATTCGGGGCATGGGTAGCATAGACATGGATAGCAAGAATGGTGTAATCCGAATGGGTGACATCACAAATAGCACGATGGAAGTGACCGAAGAGGGCGCCAATGCCGCTATCGCCGATGATGCCAAAACCAACACGGCCATGGTCGACGTAACAACAGAAGGCCCTGATGATTACGCATCTGCCAATCAGGTTCCGGTTCCTAATGCACAGAAAGCAGCCAAAGAACAGGACACAAACGAGGAGTCTGATAAGGACCAGAAAGAACACGAAGACGAGGTAGCCGAAACGGGTACGGATCTTAATAATAAACCGACCTATTGATGAATCAATAGGTAACGACTCTTCTTAAATTCTCAACACTTAACTAATCAACGTTATGAGCGTAAGTAGCAATTCCCGCAAAGAAAGCACTGAGTCCTATGCGGCTCAACGCATGAGCAACACGATGGGTATACCACCGGAGTTAGCCCAGTTGAATGACAAGAATCTTGATAACGATCTGCCATCGCGCGTAGCTGGTAGCAGTGATGCCGATGTGCCGGAAGATTACATCGAAACCCAGGCTACGGCGGCTGAACCTGATCGAAATCCTGGTATTTCCGGAGACGAAATCGAGGAGTCCAAACGAGCTTCATGGGGACAGCCTCCATTATCCGAGGAGTCTACTAATACAGACAATGCTGACTGGAATACCAGCACCAGCGATGCCTCCATGCCGGCTACCCGGGCTAACGAACCCGATCGGACACTGGGAAATTCGTAAAAGCTGACCAGGTTGGTAGCTGACGTACTGACCAATAGATAAGAAGCCGCTTTGTCAATGCCCGAAAGCAAATGACAAAGCGGCTTCTTTGTTTGTGGGCTAATCGGTTCATCAATTTATTTTGCCCTTAGGCGCCTATAACTGGTGATGAATACGTGAATTCTAATGCCCGGTGGGCGATTGGCTCAATAAGGTTTCAATGGCTGGAACGGGGAGGAGCGTACCGACGCGAACTTGGTCTTCAATAATCGCCAGGCGGTTGCGCATATCAGGCTGGTCATAAAAGCTGCTTTCCAGCCGTTGCCGTAACAAGGACCGAAACCAGGTAAGCTGTTGTTCCTGCCGTCGGTGGGTGCGGTGGCCGTTTTCGCTGGTGAGCTGCTGTTGTCCCTGAATGGTTGCCCAAAGCGCGTCGATGCCCACACCCGTTAGGGCTGAGCAGGTCAGTACCGGTGGGAACCACCCGTTGCCCGTGGGCGGAAACAGGTGAAGCGCATTTTCATACTCCACCCGGGCGCGGTTGGCCAACTGTTGGTTGTCGCCGTCGGCTTTGGTAATGGCCAGCGCATCGGCCAGTTCCATTATACCGCGCTTCATTCCCTGCAGTTCATCCCCGGCACCGGCCAGCATGAGCAACAGAAAAAAATCGACCATGCCATGAACAACGGTTTCCGACTGACCGACGCCCACGGTCTCAACCAGAATCAGATCGAAACCGGCCGCTTCGCAGAGGAGCATTGTTTCGCGGGTGCGGTGACCGACACCGCCCAGAGAATCCCCGGCCGGAGAAGGACGAATATAAGCGTTCGGATTCATCGAGAGGGTTTCCATGCGTGTTTTATCGCCCAGTAAACTGCCGCCCGAACGCTGGCTGGTTGGGTCGACGGTGAGGACAGCCAGCCGATGGCCAAGGCCGGTCAAATAGGTGCCGAAGGCTTCGATAAATGTACTCTTGCCAACGCCCGGAACCCCCGTTATCCCGACCCGAATAGATTTGCCTGAATTTGGTAAAATACGCTCCAGAACCTGCTGAGCCAACACCTGATCATCGGGTCTTTTGCTCTCGATGAGCGTAATCGCCTGACTCAGAACCAGCCGGTCGCCAGCGAGTATGCCCGTGGCATAGTGATCAGGAGCGAGTCGGTGGCGCATCAGCGTAGGTCTTCCGGCGTTGTAATTTTTATGTTCTCGTATGCTCCGTCAATCAGGGTAATCGGAAAACCGGCGTATTCCATCACGCTGGCGCAGTCCGTAAAAAATGCCTGCTCCTGGGTTTGAAAAGCCTGCCGAAACAAGTCCAGCCGAAAGGTCTGGGGTGTTTGCACCAACCGATACTGACTTCGGTCGACGGCTTGGCTAACCCCGTCGGCCCCAACGACCCGGACCGAATCCTTGACTGGCACACAGGTGACGGCCGAGCCTGTTCGGGCGGCCGTTTCGAAACTGTTTCGAATAATTTCCGGCAACACAAACGGCCGGACACCATCGTGAACAGCGACTATACCGGCAGGAGCCGCAATGGCATTCAGGCCGTTACGCACCGACTGAAACCGGGTAGTGCCACCCGCAACGATTTGAATAGCCGGATGAAAGTTATTCTCATTGCAGAGTTTATCCCATATAGCCCGTTCGCGTTCGGGCAGGACAAGGATAATGCCGATTTTTTCGGATACAGGATCTACGATCTGGGAGTCAGTAAATAGCGGAAGGTCAACGGCCAGAAACTGCTCGATGGTGTGCTGAAGAATGGGTTTGCCCTTCAGAAGTAAAAATTGCTTGGGTATGTCCGACTTCATTCGGCTGCCATTCCCCCCCGCTACAATAATGGCAAAGTTGGTCGTTGAGAAGGTGTCCGAAGGGCGATTTGTATCCGTCATAAAAAAAGGGGCACAAGGCCCCAAAAATACTAAATGACTGGTGACTATTCAGGTCAGCCGATTAAATAATCAGCATCGCATCGCCATAGCTGAAGAAACGGTATTTCTCCTTGATCGCCACCTGATACGCTTCTTTAATGAGTTCGTGGCCACCAAAGGCGCTCGTCATCATGATCAGAATCGACTCTGGCAGGTGCAGGCTTGTGAGCAACGAGTTGGCAATCTTAAAGTCGTATGGAGGAAAAATAAATTTATCTGTCCAGCCTTCAACGGGTTTCAATCGGCTGTTGGCCGACACCGACGACTCAATGGCTTTGAGGGATGTTGTGCCAACGGCGCACACCCGTTTGCCAGCGTCAAGGGCGGTATTGACAACCTTGGCTGAATCTTCCGGAATCCGGTAGTTTTCTGAATCTGTTTTGTGCTTAGTCAAATCTTCTACATCCACCTGACGGAACGTTCCCAGACCAACGTGCAGCGTAACGGGGGCAAAGTGAATGCCTTTAATTTCCATCCGCTTCATCATGGCGCGGGTAAAGTGCAGACCAGCGGTCGGTGCTGCTACAGCCCCTACGTGTTGGGCAAAAACTGTTTGGTAGGCATCGCGGTCGGCTTCTTCAGCTTCCCGGTTCATTTCGCGTGGAATAGGCGTTTCGCCCAGTTCATCCACCGCTTTCATAAACTCTTCGTGGTTCCCGTCGAATAGAAAACGAATTGTACGGCCGCGTGATGTTGTGTTGTCAATGACCTCCGCTACCAGGTCACTGTCGCCGAAATATAATTTATTGCCTACCCGAATTTTACGGGCGGGATCGACCAGAACATCCCAGAGTTTCATTTCGCGGTTCAGTTCCCGCAACAGGAAAACTTCTATTTTAGCCCCTGTTTTTTCTTTATTACCGTATAATCTTGCCGGAAAAACTTTGGTGTTATTGATCACCATCACGTCGCCATCGCTGAAGTAACCCAGCATATCCGAAAACTGCTTGTGCTCAATAGTTTTGGCTTTTCGGTCTACAACCATTAGCCGCGATTCACCCCGCTCAACCGGGTATTTGGCTATAAGACTTTCGGGTAAATCAAATTTGAATTCGGATAACTTCATAATGTATTAGCACCAAAAAAAGACGGCGTGTTTTTTGTAAAGGCCGCAAATATAGTGAAAAAGTCCGGAAAATTTTACATGTTCCGGACTTTTTTCTTGCAAATATCGTGTAAATGACTTATTAGCCCGCAGAAATGGGGTCAATTGGCTTCACAGCCCCGTCAGTGTTGACGTGAGCGCGGTCTTCTACATGGAATTTTGCCATCAATTCGGGCGAAACTTCATTGGAATAAGTGCCTTGTGGCGACACAAATACCCCTTTCATGCCATTCGAAGCCGTAATTGCATACAAGGTCATTTCATCGCCAGGGTCCGATGTGCCTTCAAAACGGTGAAATTCGTCCACGTTGAAATCTTCTCCTTTCAGCTTCGTTTCGGTGCTTTTCTCTTCCAGAAAATCTTTCTTAGGACCAAACTCGTGCGTGTATCCGCGGCTCCGAAGGTCTTCCATGGCTTCGGTCAGGGTGGTGAAGTGTTTCATAATCGTTGAGGGATGTTGTAGTAGGTAAAACGGAAAACAGGGCTGGATGGTTTTAATCTGATTTAGCCATCCATACCGAAAAGAAGAACAGAGGGGTGTTAAACATTTATCAATCATGGGTGATTTATAATCAACAATCCAACTAAAACGATACAGATTAATGGTTCGTCCAGCCTACACACTGCTTGCTCTGATGGCCTTGGTTACGGCCTGTAATACAAGCGACCCCGTATTCGACGCCCCCGTCATTCCCGAGCGTATTCCGTTTTCGGCAACCCGACAATACCCGGAAGGAATAACCTATGCGCCTTCGCTGAGCCGATTTCTGATCAGTTCTATTACCCAGGGAAAAGTAGGGACGGTCGATGAAAAGGGACTATACATGGACCTTATCACCGACGATAAACAGTTGATTAGCAGCGTTGGTATGAAAGTGCGGAACAACCTGCTTTATGTGTGTAATGGAGATCAGGGTGTTTCCGATAAAAGTACACCGCAAACGGCGCTTAAGACGGCTGGGTTGTTTGTGTATGATCTGGCCTCCAAACAGAATGTACGGCGGGTCGATCTGGCAGCACTCCGGCCAGGAGTCAATCATTATGCCAATGATATAGCGTTCGATGATCAGGGAAATGCGTACGTAACGGATTCGTTCGACTCGGTCATTTATAAAGTACCCACCGACACATCCCGCGCGAGTATCCTACTCAATTCGCCCCTCTTCATTGGCGAACAGGGCATCAACCTGAACGGTATCGTTTACCATCCGGATAAATTTCTCATTGTGGTGAAGTCAAATGAGGGGAAACTTTTTAAAGTCGATTTGGCCAATGCCAACAACGTCTCGGAAATAACAGGTGTAACACTGTTGAATGGCGATGGGATGGTGCTTTACAACAACGACTTATACGTTGTAAATGGCCGCAATAAAGTGTCGCAGGTGCGCTCGACGGACGGATGGAAAACGGCTTCGGTTGTCAAAACCGATTCGGTTGGCTACAATCAGGCCACAACCAACGTACTGGTGAACGATAAACTTTATACGATCAACGCCCGGATTGATGAGGTGAGTGCCGCCGTAGCCGCCAAAAATCCGGCTCAGCTACAGGAAAATACGTACAGTATTCAGCAGTTTAAATAAGCGCTAGTAAAACCGAATAAGCGCAAAGCAGAGGCAGTTTAGGGCTCTCTACTTTGCGCTTATTTCTCATTTGTTAATCGGGTAATACCTTAATCTGGATGTCTTTATAGAAGACTTTGCTTTTGGGATCATGCCCTTGTAAGGCAATGGTTCCGCTACTGAGCTTTTTGCCGGAGCTGCCATTACTAACGCTATCGGCTTCGGTATAATCGTTGATTACTTTGTCATTCACCTTGATGATTACCTTCTTACCCTGCACGATGATGTGTTCGGTATACCACTCGCCATCTTTCACGAATACTTCTTTTACATCCTGAAGACCATACACACTGCCCGTCTTGCGCCAGTCGGTGTGGGATTGATTGACCTGAATTTCATACCCTTTAGATGGCCAGCCCGATGGCTGATAAGCAGTGTGAATAAACATTCCAGAGTTTGAACCAGGCATGGTTTTTACCTGCGCCTTCCATTCGAAGTTTTTGAAATTGTGATTGTTAACAGGCCCTTCGTAGAACAAATGAGCGCGTGGTCCGGCCACCACAATAGCACCATCCTGAACGCTGAATGTTTCCGGGCTCTCTTCAGTAACTTTCCAGCCATTGAGCGTCTTGCCGTCGAAAATGCTGACCCAGCCACCGGCAGTTGGCCGGCTAATAAAACCGACACACAGGCCAATTGCCAGTAGGACGGCTAAAAAACGGATTGAGGTAGTATGCATAAATAGATCTTTAGGAGGTAAAGCAAAAATGGGTCTGTAACTAATCGTCCACTGGCAACCGACTTGCATGAATTCCGGTTTGGCCGGTGTCATGTCCTAGTAAAATTTAATAAAATGACGTGATTGTGTAAGAAGCTGGCCCCCAATGTGGACAGGCTTACAGAGGTCATACCATAAATTTGAGTAACTTGCTACGCTTTTTGACCAGGCTTTATAACCGCCTATGTCGCCAATCTGATGCTTTCTGCTTTATCAAATCAACTTTCTTTATCCCAACTTTTCGATCAACTGCCCGACAATGTGGTGTGGATGCGCGCTGTACGCCAAGCCGCTGATCAACCGGATGAATCCACTGATGGCGGCAACGAATTCAGTAAAAACCAGATCGTTGATTTCGTTATTGACTATGCCAACCCGAAGGCGCAGCAAACTATATCAAGTCAGTATTTGATTGAAGTCGGTACGTCCATTCGCCACGGCAATCCTGCCTATCAAGCTTTAGCGGAACTGGCTTTCCATCAGTTACGTGACATAGTCGACAATGCAGTTGCTACGGAGTTCGAATATTTCGATGATATTCTCAGGCAATGGCTTTTAGTGACCCGTTCTAAAGCGGGCGACGGGGTGTTGAGTATAACCCGTGTAATTACGAAAGCAAAAGAGCTTACCCTGGAAGCCGAACGCCAGCGTACACTCCTGGATAATGTCCTCAACACCTCGCTGATGACGGTATTCGTTTACGAGGCTATCCGCGACGAACAGGGACAAATTCTGGATTTTAGTGTGCGGCTGGTCAATGAGCGGGCGCGGGCCAGTGTACTGGCTCGTTTGGGAATTGATATTGACGGTAAAACCCTGCTTGACGTCAATCCTGATTCACGGCAGGCGGGTCAGTTCAATCTGTTTTGCCAGGTAATCGAATCGGGACAGCCCATCCAGGTCGAACAATTTTATTCGGGTCCTAAAGCCTGGTACAACACCTCGATCACCAAACTGAACGATGGCGTTGTGGTGATGGGGAACGACATTACAGAACAAAAGCAGATTGCCCTCGAAACCGAGCGACAACGTACGCTACTGGATGGGGTTCTAAACGCATCGCAGGACGCAATTCTGGTGCTGGAAGCCATTCGGGATGAGCAGGGTAAACTAACGGATTTTCGCTTTACGCACGCCAATTCGATGGTGACGCACTTGCTGAGTTATTCCATCGATACAGTCCTCCAACACACGTTTCGGACGCTCTATTCTGGACCTCAGGAGACGACATTGTTTAACCAATATCGATCCGTTACGGAAACGGGCCTGCCTTATCAGGAAGAGTTGGCTTATACGCGAAATGGCCAGACTAAGTGGTATCGTGTTTCTGCCGTTAAACTGGGTGATGGAGTTACGCTATCTATTACTGACATAACGAAGACCCAAATAGCCGAGAAGGCTATCATAAAATCGGCGACCGATTTGCAGGCCGTTATTGATATTGCCCAAACGGGTATCTTCGTCATCAGTCCTGTTTATGATGGCGAAAACCGGCATGTTGATTTTCGGTTCGAGATTGTCAACCGCACGCTGGCCGCTCTGGTTGATCAGACGCCCGCTCGTTTACAGGGGACGCTCTTTTCCGATTGGTTTACCAGCTATCGTGATACACCTGTTTTTGAGCATTATAAACAGGTTCTTGACACGCGTGAAGACCGGCACTTCGAGATAAATTACGCCGTCGATGGTCTTGACGAGTGGTTCGATGTGAAGGCTGTACGATTCAATGGTGATGTATTAGTTACGTTTACGAATTATACTGAGCTTAAACGGGTTCAGCACGCGCTGGAACAAACCGCAAACCAGGCCGAACGGCAGGCCGAATTGTTGAATAGTGTATTGAATGGCTCCAGTAGTGGGGTTATTGCGTTTGAAGCCATTCGGGATGAAACGAACCGCATTATCGATTTTAGCTTTTTGGCGGCCAACCGTAGCTCCACACAAATGATTAACAAAAAACTCGATGAGATGATCGGCAGCACCTTGCTGACCATTTTTCCGGGTAATGTACAAACGGGCTTGTTCGACTTATATGTACGAACCACCGAAACGGGCGAGCCCGGCCGTACGGAAGTCTATTATAATCATGATGGGCTTGATTTCTGGCTCGACATATTCAGTCAAAAGCTGAGCGATGGCTTAGTCGTTACCTTTACCGATATATCGGCTACTAAACGGTCGGCCCTGACCATTGAGCAATCGGCTGACGAACTGCGCACCGTGATTGATTCGGCCCAGGTCGCTATTTTTCTGATCAATCCAGTCTACAATGCATCGGGGAAAATTGCTGATTTTCGGTTCCGAACAGCTAACCAGATGATTGCCAGTTATGTTGGCCAGGAGCCCGACGCCTTGATGGGCGAGTTGGTGAGCCGATGGTTTCCGGAGTATTTGACCAATGGATTATTTCAGCGATACGTTGCCATTTTTGAAACAGGTCGAACGCAGCACTTCAACTTTCATTCTGAAACAAATAGCCTTGATGCCTGGGAAAGTTATACAGTTGTTAAGGTTGGGGCGGATATATTGGTGACGTTCTCTGATTTTACGGAACTTAAGAAACTTCAGCAACG
It encodes:
- a CDS encoding gluconolaconase, with protein sequence MVRPAYTLLALMALVTACNTSDPVFDAPVIPERIPFSATRQYPEGITYAPSLSRFLISSITQGKVGTVDEKGLYMDLITDDKQLISSVGMKVRNNLLYVCNGDQGVSDKSTPQTALKTAGLFVYDLASKQNVRRVDLAALRPGVNHYANDIAFDDQGNAYVTDSFDSVIYKVPTDTSRASILLNSPLFIGEQGINLNGIVYHPDKFLIVVKSNEGKLFKVDLANANNVSEITGVTLLNGDGMVLYNNDLYVVNGRNKVSQVRSTDGWKTASVVKTDSVGYNQATTNVLVNDKLYTINARIDEVSAAVAAKNPAQLQENTYSIQQFK
- a CDS encoding SusD/RagB family nutrient-binding outer membrane lipoprotein — encoded protein: MKAAAALAPKFDDQKTVYESLITLLDEAIVDLKANPFTGSFGTSDIVFGGNVTKWIQFANSLKMRILIRQSKVAGREAYIKTEVNKIVTEGSGFITGTDVGIGGPSFFQPAAGQLNPVYDRWGYNETGAKRALNNYPRPTQFLVNSLKAAGDTLRLKRIAYANGGENSNTPGVSTKAEIMANYSGTPFGASSGYLPTNTVSLGPSLIVKGEYNRAYIIMTASEIQFLLAEAKQRYSDVTLPSSAQAYFEEGIVQSFRVLGANVAGAAAFKGSKIQNYDWDASTDKLAAIAIQKWIALTNFSGLEAWAEYRRTNLPVTPQSIQVPDNKRPVRLFYPNTEGGSNSANVTAQGTIDVFTTKLFWDVD
- a CDS encoding 3-keto-disaccharide hydrolase — translated: MHTTSIRFLAVLLAIGLCVGFISRPTAGGWVSIFDGKTLNGWKVTEESPETFSVQDGAIVVAGPRAHLFYEGPVNNHNFKNFEWKAQVKTMPGSNSGMFIHTAYQPSGWPSKGYEIQVNQSHTDWRKTGSVYGLQDVKEVFVKDGEWYTEHIIVQGKKVIIKVNDKVINDYTEADSVSNGSSGKKLSSGTIALQGHDPKSKVFYKDIQIKVLPD
- a CDS encoding PAS domain-containing protein — protein: MLSALSNQLSLSQLFDQLPDNVVWMRAVRQAADQPDESTDGGNEFSKNQIVDFVIDYANPKAQQTISSQYLIEVGTSIRHGNPAYQALAELAFHQLRDIVDNAVATEFEYFDDILRQWLLVTRSKAGDGVLSITRVITKAKELTLEAERQRTLLDNVLNTSLMTVFVYEAIRDEQGQILDFSVRLVNERARASVLARLGIDIDGKTLLDVNPDSRQAGQFNLFCQVIESGQPIQVEQFYSGPKAWYNTSITKLNDGVVVMGNDITEQKQIALETERQRTLLDGVLNASQDAILVLEAIRDEQGKLTDFRFTHANSMVTHLLSYSIDTVLQHTFRTLYSGPQETTLFNQYRSVTETGLPYQEELAYTRNGQTKWYRVSAVKLGDGVTLSITDITKTQIAEKAIIKSATDLQAVIDIAQTGIFVISPVYDGENRHVDFRFEIVNRTLAALVDQTPARLQGTLFSDWFTSYRDTPVFEHYKQVLDTREDRHFEINYAVDGLDEWFDVKAVRFNGDVLVTFTNYTELKRVQHALEQTANQAERQAELLNSVLNGSSSGVIAFEAIRDETNRIIDFSFLAANRSSTQMINKKLDEMIGSTLLTIFPGNVQTGLFDLYVRTTETGEPGRTEVYYNHDGLDFWLDIFSQKLSDGLVVTFTDISATKRSALTIEQSADELRTVIDSAQVAIFLINPVYNASGKIADFRFRTANQMIASYVGQEPDALMGELVSRWFPEYLTNGLFQRYVAIFETGRTQHFNFHSETNSLDAWESYTVVKVGADILVTFSDFTELKKLQQRLEASATELQTVIDTCQTGIFLFSPVRNQLGEVIDFRFRLANRQLASYVGQEPEVVVGALGSTWFPDYKTNGLFERYHKTYMTGESQRFDFHYDGSGIDVWLDIMTTKSGDDVLVTFGDYTPLKQLQQQLENSVIDLQRSNKNLEQFAYIASHDLQEPLRKIQAFGDIIQSQFAPVIGDSGADMIARMQSAAARMQILIKDVLAYSRIATKRESIGPVNLNQVVADVLVDIETAVNEKNAVIKVESMPTVRGDSAQLRQLFQNLISNALKFTKTDKNADRPTILITSRRIRGRDLTGGTVIATDADRLFHLIEIDDNGIGFDPHQAERIFQVFQRLHGRSEYQGTGIGLAIVQKVVENHQGHIVAEGRPGQGSTFRILLPV
- a CDS encoding 2-C-methyl-D-erythritol 4-phosphate cytidylyltransferase; this encodes MTDTNRPSDTFSTTNFAIIVAGGNGSRMKSDIPKQFLLLKGKPILQHTIEQFLAVDLPLFTDSQIVDPVSEKIGIILVLPERERAIWDKLCNENNFHPAIQIVAGGTTRFQSVRNGLNAIAAPAGIVAVHDGVRPFVLPEIIRNSFETAARTGSAVTCVPVKDSVRVVGADGVSQAVDRSQYRLVQTPQTFRLDLFRQAFQTQEQAFFTDCASVMEYAGFPITLIDGAYENIKITTPEDLR
- the meaB gene encoding methylmalonyl Co-A mutase-associated GTPase MeaB — encoded protein: MRHRLAPDHYATGILAGDRLVLSQAITLIESKRPDDQVLAQQVLERILPNSGKSIRVGITGVPGVGKSTFIEAFGTYLTGLGHRLAVLTVDPTSQRSGGSLLGDKTRMETLSMNPNAYIRPSPAGDSLGGVGHRTRETMLLCEAAGFDLILVETVGVGQSETVVHGMVDFFLLLMLAGAGDELQGMKRGIMELADALAITKADGDNQQLANRARVEYENALHLFPPTGNGWFPPVLTCSALTGVGIDALWATIQGQQQLTSENGHRTHRRQEQQLTWFRSLLRQRLESSFYDQPDMRNRLAIIEDQVRVGTLLPVPAIETLLSQSPTGH
- the queA gene encoding tRNA preQ1(34) S-adenosylmethionine ribosyltransferase-isomerase QueA — encoded protein: MKLSEFKFDLPESLIAKYPVERGESRLMVVDRKAKTIEHKQFSDMLGYFSDGDVMVINNTKVFPARLYGNKEKTGAKIEVFLLRELNREMKLWDVLVDPARKIRVGNKLYFGDSDLVAEVIDNTTSRGRTIRFLFDGNHEEFMKAVDELGETPIPREMNREAEEADRDAYQTVFAQHVGAVAAPTAGLHFTRAMMKRMEIKGIHFAPVTLHVGLGTFRQVDVEDLTKHKTDSENYRIPEDSAKVVNTALDAGKRVCAVGTTSLKAIESSVSANSRLKPVEGWTDKFIFPPYDFKIANSLLTSLHLPESILIMMTSAFGGHELIKEAYQVAIKEKYRFFSYGDAMLII